DNA from Aquaspirillum sp. LM1:
CAGCCATGCCAAAGACTGCTCACGCATAAACACGGCTCACAAAATCGTCTTGCTGCTTGCTTGTTCTGCTCGTGTGATATGCGCAGGCGACGTTTCTCCCCCGGTGTTCCTTGTGGATGCGGGGGGGGCTGGTTCTGTGGTGGCATCGGTGCTGTGCTCCTGGTCACCGGTGCCACAATGTGAAGGCGCAATTTCAGTTCCCCACCAAAAAAATTAATATCAGTGCAGGGCTGGTAAGAGTCAGCACGAAGCCACTGATCAAAGCAAGCAATACATGCTGAGACCCACATTTTTGCCTGATTAAAGGAAGTGTCGCATCCAACGCTGTTGCGCCACAGATGCCAATCGCTTCTCGGCTAAAGCGAGACCCCAACACATAAAGCATGATAATGGCGATCATTTCCCGAAAAAGGTCTGTCAGCATGGCAATGGCACCATAGCTGCTCCCCAGTTTTCCACTCACTAAAATGCTGGATAAAGTGACCCAGCCAAAACCACTGGAAAGCGCGAGTGAAGTCAGCACGCCTTCTCCAGTGTAAAATCCAGCAATCACGCCCCCTACCATGGAGCCAATAATCACCAGCATTGGAACCCATACAAGTTCTGAAGCATGCTGCCGCCCATCAAATTCAAGCTGAACCAGATCCATGCCCACCAAAAAAATCAGTGCGTAAAGCAACTGTGCCGCAGTCACTCCATTCAACCAGAGCCCTTGATATTTGGAAGCCAAGACACCCATTGTAATCATTGCTAAAGCAATCATACAATCGCGCAATGCATGGAAAAACTGCACAGCAGGCAGCTTCACCGCAACTACAGGAGCGGTGTTGGCGCGTGGGAGTCTGATGCATAGTAAGATCAATATCCATGGCAGCAAAGCTGTCAATATGGCGAAAGTTAAAGCCGTTGTAAGCGATTTGATTAAAATTTCGCCGTCGCCTAGCGCATGGCCAAATTCCTTGCCGCAGAAAAATAACAATAGCCAAATCAGAGGCGTCAATAATTTAGCGCCATGCCGGATTTGATGCCGTGGCAGAAGTAAGCCCAAGCCATAGCCTAATGCAAGACATAGTACAATCGGAAGAATAGACATCACCATCAGTTTCATCACAAGCTCGCTTTACTTCATGGTAGATTGTAATCATGCTTTTTAATACGCACTAGGCACAAAACTATTGTGTGCCCACCATATTGTGGACATGTTTTTATTGTTATCGCCATTGATGGTCTTATACTAACTTTTTACAATGTTGCAATAAATGAATATAATGTGCTTTTAGAATTCCTAAAACAGGAATAATTTGTTCTTCAGCACAAGCAAGGCAGGAAGTGAAAGCATTAATCCATTGATTAACAACACTAAAAATTATTTCTAACAGGTTCTGTGCGTAGATTGATGTCAGCACAATCAGGAGGCACTAATGTGTCGCGTCCCGTGTGATCATATTCCAATTCGTAGCTGGCCACTCTTCTTGGCAAGAGACCTGATGCGTGATCTGATTGAGACATTGAAAGCGGAGCAATCAACATGAGTGAAGTCCACGCCCAGGCCCGAACCACCCCTCGCACGCGAGCCGAGATCAAGAACTCAACAGCATCATTGCTTGAATTGGCAAAACGCTACAACATCAGCGTGGCCACCGCACGCAAGTGGAAGCAGCGCGATAGCCAGGAGGATTTATCACACCGCCCGCACAAGCTTTGCACCACGCTGACGCCGGCGCAGGAGGCGATTGTCGTGGCCTTGCGAAGCCTGACGCTACTGGGACTGGATGACCTGGTCGCGGTGGTGCGCGAATTCATCAATCCAGACGTCTCGCGCTCTGGGCTGGATCGCTGTCTGCGCCGCCATGGCGTGGCCAACCTGCGTCAACTGCAAGCCGAGGCGCTGGCTGATGCCGGCCAGGTCCAGCCGCCGGTCAAAACCTTCAAGGATTACGAGCCAGGCTTCCTGCACATGGATATCAAGTACTTACCGAAGATGCCTGACGAGAAAGAGCGGCGCTACCTGTTTGTGGCCATCGACCGCGCCACCCGCTGGGTGTTCATGCATATCTATGCCAATCAAAGTGAGCGCAGCAGCGTGGACTTTTTAAACCGGCTGGAGCGCGCAGCACCGATGAAGATCGTCAGGTTGCTCACCGACAACGGCAGCCAGTTCACCGACCGCTTCACCAGCAAAAAACGTGAGCCAACCGGGCAGCATGCCTTTGATGTTCGCTGCACGGAGCTGGGCATTGAGCACCGCCTGTGCCCGCCGCGCCATCCACAGACAAACGGGATGGTTGAGCGCTTCAATGGCCGAATCAGTGAGGTGGTGAGTCAGACCCGATTTGCTTCAGCCGCCGAGTTGGAAACGACGCTTGAACGCTATGTGAAAACGTACAATCATCAGATTCCGCAGCGTGCGCTCAATCATCTTTCGCCCGTTCAGGCGCTGAAGGAATGGCAGAAGAAAAAACCTGAATTATTCAAGAAACGCATTTATAACCAGGCGGGACTTGACAGTGTAACTTGTTCAAGTGATTGGGCTTAGAAGTCTTGAACTATACATATTCGTTTTAGTAAAAATAAAACGCTGCCGACTAGTACTATCGCCAGCAGCGGTTAATGATGTGGCTAGCCAAAAATACCTAGCAAGCCAATTCCAGAAAGAATTAGTATAAATACTGCGGCAATTCTAGCTGGCAGTAACTGGGGCATCAAGTTGGCAGTCACAACAATACCAAGGATGATAGCCAAAAATATTGAACTATTCCCCATCACCATCTGCTCCAACCAGATTTCCACATACCATTCCTCCAATAATTCCAGCTAATGCACCAACATTATTTGCCCCTGCTGCTGTTTTTGTTAAAAGGGCCCCTGCAACCCAGCCGACCCCGGTAAAACCAGCAATGCATTGCGTCTCTGTTATCCCTCCGCTGATCAACTCAATATCTGAAATCAATAATTCACGCATGTTATCCTCCTGGAAAATTAAAATTAATGTACGGCATAAAAAATATTTAGTTTCTTTTGATTTTTTAAACTCCTCTGGTTGAGATTTAATAAAACTATTTGCATTTAAAATTTAAAATCTATGCGGCTTTTTTAATAACCTTTCAACAAGTAACGTCACCCGAGAATGTAACGGCATTTTTGATGGCTTGCTGCCGCATCATTTGTAAGGTTTGATGATCAAGGATGCGCCCATCGAAAGGTCGTTTGCATCTCATGGGGCGTACTATCGCTCACATGACGCTACTTACGGGAAAGTTAGTATGTGGTGTGGTGAACGCCATCTAGGGACGCGCTGATTTATTCAGGAAAATCGTGTTTGCTAAAATAAAAACACATAAAAATCAACCATCTGGATTCCCGCCTTCGCGGGAATGACGATTTTTTCAGCGTATCCCTAGGTTATTCAATGCTTAAGATGTCATGGGTTAGTAGCCCCTCAGCTAATGCTTGTACTTTACTTTGATGAACTGGGCCAGCTTTTTCAATTATCTGCTTAATACTCACACTACCTTCTAGAATCCAGTTCTCAATGATTTTGGCAGAAATTTCGTCAATTTTTATTGTAAATCCATTTACTATTAGCCGATCTGATCTGGGCTCGGCGCGGTAAGCTGAGTTAATGGATAAGATATCTTCTGGCCTCAGAATAGGTAAGCTGCCTCTACTAGAATGTTCTATTGCAAATGGAGAAGTCACCCGCTCTTGCTCGACTTGTACTTTTTTAAAAGCACAAATATTTTCTGGATTAAGTAACTCTTCATGGATATTTTTCAATGCTTCACGAATCTCTTGAAGGCCATCTTCTTCAAACTTTAGTGTTTTACGAAAATCTAGTAAACGTGCTAATGTGTTACCACAAGACCATGCTATATAGTCGGCTATATGCGCAGTATGAATCCCAACTGCAATATGGAAAGTCTCTTCTCCTTCTAATGGAATAGCCTCATGCCACCAGCCGCGTGGAATATAAAGCACATCACCAGTTTCTAAAATACCATCAAATATAGGGTTGACAGGGCATTCATGCTTGTATTCCTTACTTTTTTGATGAGGTAACGGCAATGGGAAAGTAGGCTCAAATATCTTCCAGCGTTTACGGCCAATCAATTGCACGGCAAATACATCATGAGTATCCCAGTGCTTAGCAAAAGTCCCCTCTCCGCCAAATGCAATGTAACCATTAGCAGCTGCTTTTTCCCCGACAAAGCGGGAAATTGACATTGTTAATTTTTGAATGAGTGGTAGTTTAATATCTAGACGATTTAAAACTAGCGTTGCCCCATTATGCAAATATGCATTGAATGCGTCTTTCACAATGCGTGAACGCTGCAAACCAATGTCTACAAAAAATTCTGTGTATTTATTTTGTGGCACTAAGCCATCTTTATACAAATGAAGCAAACCATCACTTGGATCCCATGAAAACAACGTTTCATTGATATGTTTCCATTCTATGCCGTGATCAGTAAATTCGTTTTTACAGATAAAAAGCCGTTTCTCAAAGTAGTTGCCGATAAAATCGGCTCTTGACATGCCAAAAATCATATCTATATATCCTCTAATTTATTTCTGTAAAGCTGAGTGAAAATTATCTGATTATATTTCTGTTTTTAATTAACTTATTGTGAAGAATTATTCTTGCACCTAATATACTGTATTGCTTATGGGAAATATTTGTGAAAACCATACAATGGTTCAAGTATCCATTCAATCAGGCGTCGCCTTTCCTGTTCAATGTCTGCTTCCAATGCCATTCCTGGTCGTAGCATAATCTGCTTACCATAAGCCAAAATGTACTGCGCAGCTAATTTAACTGTGACGCGATAAACTACTTCTTGGCTTATAAGCGGTGAGGCCATCGGTAGCTCATTAACTGGAATCGGGCTTCGCGCAATTTCTTTAACTATTCCATCATATTGACCAAACTTCTGATAGGGATATGCTTGATAGCGCAGGCGAACTTTTTGGCCAATTTCAATAAATCCAATCGCGCGGGATGGTAAATATAAATTAGCCTCTAATTGTGCATCTACTGGTAAAAGAATTGCCAATGCTTGCCCATTGATAGGCTGGCCAACCTGAGCTGTAATTGACGTCACAATACTATCCAGTGGTGCCGTGATGGCATAACGATCTCGTGTCTGCAACTCTGCAGTTTCTTGTGCTAACACCCCAAAATCGCGATCAATATCAGCTAATTCTTGATCCGTACGAGTAGGAATTTGGTGCAATTCATCTTAAATTGCTACTAAATTGCGCTTGAGTTCCGTATTTTGGCGCTGCAGACTGAGCAACTGTGAGCGCTGAGCTGCAACAGCATCTTCTTTTTCCTGAAGAGCGAGAGTAGAAATGAATTGTTCTTGCTCCAATTGTCTATGCTTTTGCAATATTTTAATTGCGGCGTTGACGCGGCTTTTTTGAAGATCAACTTGCTGATTATTATGTGACAATTCATTTTTTAACATAACAATTTTATTTTTCAATCCATGCTGGGCTTGCTTGGCTAATAATTGACTGGCTTCTCTTGCTCTCTGTAAGCTTATACGGCGCTGCTCAAGAGATGTGGCGTGAATTTCTCTCAAGGCAATAATTTTGCCACCATTTACTTGACTGCGTTCGTCACTAAGAACAAACAAAATATCGCCTTTGCGAACATGCTGCCCTTCTTCTACCCGGCGCTCCGAAACCATTCCTGCAATAGGTGGTATAATTCTCACCAGCCCATTCACTGGAAGTAATGACCCAGTTGCTGTGGCACGTTTCGTGTACGAGCCTAGTACCAAATAGGCAGTTATACTAGCTACGATAAATACGGTACAGGCCACAAATATCCAGCTTGATACTGGACGGATTAATATGACAGATCCGTGTTTATGTTCAGCCCTTGCATTCAAAACTTCTTTTCGAAACAATCTGACCTCCATTATTATAAGCTTATGATTTTACGCCATCGCCACGAGTGAAACATTGAAGAAACGACTATAGCATACAGACAAGAATTTAAATTTTTACCTTTTATCTTATTCTTACAAAAATTTGAATTTATTACGATATTTAATGTTTTTTTGAGTGATATTAATTAACTTAAGACTGGTTGTCCTATAGTACAATGATATTGATTTTCGTTACAATTTTCATGTGCGAATATTGGTAAGCCATTTTCCATGCTGTTGTAATAACACAACATTAATCATCCCGACCTATGCCAATCGACCCAAGCTAACAGCCCCGCCTCTTCTCCCCCAAAAGCACACCTCCCCCTCCGCCAACTGGCCAGCCTTGACCCAGGATAAGGCCGCCACTCAGAGGCGGTCTTACAGTCCCCGCTTGCTCCATCACGAGGACTGCAACCATGGAACTGATCGCGCCCGCCGGCAATCTGGCGGCGTTGAAAGCGGCGGTGCTGGCCGGGGCCGATGCGGTGTATCTGGGCCTGAAAAACGCCACCAACGCCCGCAATTTTGCCGGGCTGAATTTCACCGAGGCCGACATTGCCCAGGGCGTGGCGTTTGCCCGCCAGCATGGCTGTCAGGTGCTGTTCGCCATCAACACCTTTGCCCAGCCTGGCCGTGCGCAGGCGTGGCGCGCGGCGGTGGACGCCGCCTGCCGGCTGGGTGCGGATGCGCTGATTCTGGCCGACCCCGGCGTGCTGGCCTACGCCCGCCAGCGCTACCCGCAGCAGCGCCTGCATTTGTCGGTGCAGGGCTCGGCCACCCACGCCGACGCCATTGAGCTGATGCGCGAGCAGTTTGGCATCCAGCGCGTGGTGTTGCCGCGTGTGCTCACCGTGGCCGACATCGCCCGCTTGATTGAAAAAACCCCCGTCGAAGTGGAAGTGTTCGGCTTTGGCAGCCTGTGCGTGATGGCCGAGGGGCGTTGCCTGCTGTCCAGCTTCGCCACTGGCGATTCGCCCAATAATCGCGGCGTGTGCTCGCCGGCGCATGCGGTGCGCTGGCAGCAGCGCGATGGCCAGATGGAGGCGCGCTTGAACGGCCTGCTGATCGACCGTTACGCACCGGACGAACCGGCCGCCTACCCGACCTTGTGCAAGGGCCGCTTTAGCGTAGAGGGCCGGCGCGACCATGCGCTGGAAGAACCCACCAGCCTGAATGCGCTCAGCCTGCTGCCGCGCCTGGCGGCGATTGGCGTGCGCGCCATCAAGATTGAGGGCCGCCAGCGCAGCCCGGCCTATGTGGCGCAAGTGGTGGCCACCCTGCGCGCGGCGCTGGACGCCGCCCAGGCCGCGCCAGCGCGCTATCAACCCCATCCCGACTGGCAACACACGCTGGCCCGCCACGCCGAAGGCAGCCAGACCACGCAGGGAGCGTTTGAGCGACCATGGAAATGACCCCACCGTTTCTCATCACCCTGGGCCCGCTGCTGTACTACTGGCCACGGCAGACCGTGCAGGCGTTTTACCGCGAGGTGGCCGCCAGCGCGGTGGACGTGGTGTATCTGGGCGAAACCGTGTGCCTGCGCCGCCATGTGCTGCGCCCGGCTGACTGGCTGGAGATCGCTGCCGAGCTGGCTGCCGCCGGCAAGCAGGTGGTGCTGTCCACGCCAACGCTGGTGGAATCCGGCGCGGCGATTCAGCTCACCCACAAGCTGGCCGGCCAGGATAACTGGCTGGTGGAGGCCGGCGACCTGGGCGCCATCCGCGCGCGCGGCGGCCGGCCATTTGTGGCCGGCCCGCACCTGAACGCCTACCACGGCGACACCCTGCGCTGGCTGGCCGGCCTGGGCGCCTGCCGCTTTGTTGCCCCGCTGGAGCTCAACCGCACCGACCTGGCCGCGCTGCTGGCGGAAACCCCGCCCGGCCTGCAATGCGAGGTGATGGTGTGGGGACGCATGCCGCTGGCGTTTTCGGCGCGCTGCTTCACCGCCCGGCATTTTGACCTGAGCAAGGACGATTGCGTCTTCCGCTGCATCGAGCACCCGGATGGCCTGGCCATGCGCACCCAGGAAGACAGTGAATTCCTCACCCTGAACGGTGTGCAGACCCAATCCGGTGCCGTGCTGGATTTGCTGGATCAAGCCAGTGAACTGGCGCAACTGGGCGTGGCGGCGCTGCGGGTCAGCCCGCAATCACAAGGCACGCTGCAAGCCATCGCCGCCCTGGCCGCCGTCCGCGCCGGCCAGCCGGTGCCCAGCGTCATGTTGCCGGCGGGCATTGGCCGCTGCAATGGCTATTGGTGGGGCGAATCCGGCAACGTGTGGCGTGAACGCTGAACGCGGCATGCTTCGCCGCCAACAGAAACATGCCGCCGACACCGCCACGTCTGGCGACAGGCAAACGGCAACGCGGCATGTCTCGCCGGCGCCACGGGTTGCACGCGACCCCGTGATTTCCAATCCAGAACGCGCCACAGCGTGGCGTCGTCGCTCAACAAATGGCGGTCAACGCAATTTTATCGTTGGCGCGCCGTGGCCCCTGGCCTGGGCCCCCGCCTGCGCGGGGGCGACGTGGTGGAGGGGTGGCGCACGGCAAAGCGCCGATTGCGCCATCCGCTGTCCGTTGCGCCCCACCCCGTCATTTGCGCGCAGGCGGAAATCCAGATGCTGGCCATGTGTGCTGCCGGCGGGATGCCGCAAAGGATCCGCCGCCGCCCCACCCGATTCATGTCAAGGAGCTCACCTCATGTCTGTAGCCACTTTCGGCGCCATCGTGCCGCCGGTTTTGCTGTCTCCCCCTTTGTGCGCCGTGCTGGAGCTGGCCCGTCTGGGCCGCTGGCTGCAACCGCCGGCTGAGCTGGAAGGGCGCAGCGTGGCGCTGACGCTGACCGACCTGGGTTTGCGCCATGGCCTGTGTTGCCGCCAGGGGCGGTTTCGGCCGCATGGCGTGGCCGACGCCGAGCTGAGCCTGTCGGCCAGTCTGGCCGATGTGTTGCAGCTGCTGGCTGGCCAGGTGGATGCTGACACCTTGTTTTTTCAGCGCCGGCTGGCGATTGCCGGCGACACCGAGCTGGGCCTGGTGGTGAAAAACTGGCTGGATGCGCAAGAGCGCCCGGCCTGGCTGACCCGGCTGGCGGCGCGCTGGAGCCCAATGTGAGCGCGCCAACCGCCCCAGCGGACAAACCGCTGGTGTACGCCTGCTCGGGTTGCTCGAATGTCGCCCAGTTGGCCAATCAGCTGGCGGTGGCGCTGGACCGCAGCGGCGAGGCGCAGATGTCGTGCATCAGCGGGGTGGGCGGCGGCGTGCCGGCGCTGGTGAAGCTGGCGCAAAGCGGGCGGCCGATTCTGGCCTTGGATGGCTGCCCGCTGGCCTGCTGCCAGGCCTGTCTGGCCCAGGCTGGGGTGACGGCGGATCGGCATGTGGTGCTCAGCGAGCTGGCCATCCGCAAGCGCCATGGCCGTGAGTGCACGGCTGACGAGCATCAGCAGGCGGCGCACGCCGTGCGCGCCGCGCTAGCGCAGCTGGCGGGCGGCGCTTTGCCCACTGTTGGCGCAGGGCTTGATGGCCATCAAGCAAACACAAAATGCTGAGTTTTTCTAAGCAATAAACACAATATGTAGTGTTATGATCCCGTCCATCATCACTATCTGGAGGGTCGCGCCATGCAATCGGTGCGCAAACGGGATGGCAGCCTTGCCGTGTTCAACCGCCGCAATATCGTGCGCGCCATCGCCGCCGCCGGCCGCGCCAGTGGTGAGTTTGATCTGCCGCTGGCCGAGGCGCTGACCGACCAAGTGCTGGCCCAACTGGCCGCCGACAGCTGCCCGGATGTGGAAACCATTCAGGATCGGGTGGAAGAAACGCTGGCGCACGCCGGCCACTGGCGCACCGCGCGCGCCTATGTGGTGTACCGCGAGCAACACGCCCGCCTGCGTCAGGATTCGCGCAG
Protein-coding regions in this window:
- a CDS encoding lysine exporter LysO family protein, encoding MKLMVMSILPIVLCLALGYGLGLLLPRHQIRHGAKLLTPLIWLLLFFCGKEFGHALGDGEILIKSLTTALTFAILTALLPWILILLCIRLPRANTAPVVAVKLPAVQFFHALRDCMIALAMITMGVLASKYQGLWLNGVTAAQLLYALIFLVGMDLVQLEFDGRQHASELVWVPMLVIIGSMVGGVIAGFYTGEGVLTSLALSSGFGWVTLSSILVSGKLGSSYGAIAMLTDLFREMIAIIMLYVLGSRFSREAIGICGATALDATLPLIRQKCGSQHVLLALISGFVLTLTSPALILIFLVGN
- a CDS encoding IS481 family transposase codes for the protein MSEVHAQARTTPRTRAEIKNSTASLLELAKRYNISVATARKWKQRDSQEDLSHRPHKLCTTLTPAQEAIVVALRSLTLLGLDDLVAVVREFINPDVSRSGLDRCLRRHGVANLRQLQAEALADAGQVQPPVKTFKDYEPGFLHMDIKYLPKMPDEKERRYLFVAIDRATRWVFMHIYANQSERSSVDFLNRLERAAPMKIVRLLTDNGSQFTDRFTSKKREPTGQHAFDVRCTELGIEHRLCPPRHPQTNGMVERFNGRISEVVSQTRFASAAELETTLERYVKTYNHQIPQRALNHLSPVQALKEWQKKKPELFKKRIYNQAGLDSVTCSSDWA
- a CDS encoding JmjC domain-containing protein, with product MIFGMSRADFIGNYFEKRLFICKNEFTDHGIEWKHINETLFSWDPSDGLLHLYKDGLVPQNKYTEFFVDIGLQRSRIVKDAFNAYLHNGATLVLNRLDIKLPLIQKLTMSISRFVGEKAAANGYIAFGGEGTFAKHWDTHDVFAVQLIGRKRWKIFEPTFPLPLPHQKSKEYKHECPVNPIFDGILETGDVLYIPRGWWHEAIPLEGEETFHIAVGIHTAHIADYIAWSCGNTLARLLDFRKTLKFEEDGLQEIREALKNIHEELLNPENICAFKKVQVEQERVTSPFAIEHSSRGSLPILRPEDILSINSAYRAEPRSDRLIVNGFTIKIDEISAKIIENWILEGSVSIKQIIEKAGPVHQSKVQALAEGLLTHDILSIE
- a CDS encoding HlyD family efflux transporter periplasmic adaptor subunit; amino-acid sequence: MHQIPTRTDQELADIDRDFGVLAQETAELQTRDRYAITAPLDSIVTSITAQVGQPINGQALAILLPVDAQLEANLYLPSRAIGFIEIGQKVRLRYQAYPYQKFGQYDGIVKEIARSPIPVNELPMASPLISQEVVYRVTVKLAAQYILAYGKQIMLRPGMALEADIEQERRRLIEWILEPLYGFHKYFP
- a CDS encoding biotin/lipoyl-binding protein; translation: MFRKEVLNARAEHKHGSVILIRPVSSWIFVACTVFIVASITAYLVLGSYTKRATATGSLLPVNGLVRIIPPIAGMVSERRVEEGQHVRKGDILFVLSDERSQVNGGKIIALREIHATSLEQRRISLQRAREASQLLAKQAQHGLKNKIVMLKNELSHNNQQVDLQKSRVNAAIKILQKHRQLEQEQFISTLALQEKEDAVAAQRSQLLSLQRQNTELKRNLVAI
- a CDS encoding peptidase U32 family protein translates to MELIAPAGNLAALKAAVLAGADAVYLGLKNATNARNFAGLNFTEADIAQGVAFARQHGCQVLFAINTFAQPGRAQAWRAAVDAACRLGADALILADPGVLAYARQRYPQQRLHLSVQGSATHADAIELMREQFGIQRVVLPRVLTVADIARLIEKTPVEVEVFGFGSLCVMAEGRCLLSSFATGDSPNNRGVCSPAHAVRWQQRDGQMEARLNGLLIDRYAPDEPAAYPTLCKGRFSVEGRRDHALEEPTSLNALSLLPRLAAIGVRAIKIEGRQRSPAYVAQVVATLRAALDAAQAAPARYQPHPDWQHTLARHAEGSQTTQGAFERPWK
- a CDS encoding U32 family peptidase, giving the protein MEMTPPFLITLGPLLYYWPRQTVQAFYREVAASAVDVVYLGETVCLRRHVLRPADWLEIAAELAAAGKQVVLSTPTLVESGAAIQLTHKLAGQDNWLVEAGDLGAIRARGGRPFVAGPHLNAYHGDTLRWLAGLGACRFVAPLELNRTDLAALLAETPPGLQCEVMVWGRMPLAFSARCFTARHFDLSKDDCVFRCIEHPDGLAMRTQEDSEFLTLNGVQTQSGAVLDLLDQASELAQLGVAALRVSPQSQGTLQAIAALAAVRAGQPVPSVMLPAGIGRCNGYWWGESGNVWRER
- a CDS encoding SCP2 domain-containing protein, with protein sequence MSVATFGAIVPPVLLSPPLCAVLELARLGRWLQPPAELEGRSVALTLTDLGLRHGLCCRQGRFRPHGVADAELSLSASLADVLQLLAGQVDADTLFFQRRLAIAGDTELGLVVKNWLDAQERPAWLTRLAARWSPM
- a CDS encoding putative zinc-binding protein, whose translation is MSAPTAPADKPLVYACSGCSNVAQLANQLAVALDRSGEAQMSCISGVGGGVPALVKLAQSGRPILALDGCPLACCQACLAQAGVTADRHVVLSELAIRKRHGRECTADEHQQAAHAVRAALAQLAGGALPTVGAGLDGHQANTKC